TAACGTGCAAATTACCCTAAGTGTTGAAAAGCTACGCCAAAAGGCAGAAGCTAGCTTGCATGTGCGTGGTGCTGACATTGCCGCCACTGCAGAATCTGAAGATATGTATGCTGCAATTGATTTACTTAGTGATAAACTAGGCCGGCAATTAAGCAAACACAAAGAGAAAACCCTGGATCGACTTCAGGGAGCCGGTATTCGTTAAAAAGTAGTTTACTTATTTATAAAGCATGAAAATCGAACAAGTCCTTCTCCCACAATGCACCCTTACCGGGGTGCAAGGGGGGAGTAAAAAGCGAGTTTTACAACTCATTGCCAACCTCTTAGCTGAGTATTCTGGTGATATTAATCCCAATGAACTGTTTGATAATTTAATCAATCGTGAACGGTTGGGAAGCACAGGTTTTGGCAATGGCATAGCGATTCCACATTGTCGTCTCGAAAGTTGTCTTAAGCCCTTTGCTTGCTTACTTAAACTGCAAGAAGGCATTGACTTCGACTCGATGGATGGTCACCCAGTAGACTTAATTTTTGCCCTGGTTGTTCCTGCCGAAGCCACAAATGAGCACCTCGCTATCCTTCAGGAAATTGCTACCCGCTTCGAAAACTCCAGTTATCGCAATAATTTACGCCGAGCTGATACTAATCCTGAGTTATTTGACGTTGCAATTCAAA
This genomic interval from Spartinivicinus ruber contains the following:
- the ptsN gene encoding PTS IIA-like nitrogen regulatory protein PtsN, which codes for MKIEQVLLPQCTLTGVQGGSKKRVLQLIANLLAEYSGDINPNELFDNLINRERLGSTGFGNGIAIPHCRLESCLKPFACLLKLQEGIDFDSMDGHPVDLIFALVVPAEATNEHLAILQEIATRFENSSYRNNLRRADTNPELFDVAIQSVPTT
- the hpf gene encoding ribosome hibernation-promoting factor, HPF/YfiA family encodes the protein MQVNISGHHVEVTDALRQYVTKKLDRIESHYDSITNVQITLSVEKLRQKAEASLHVRGADIAATAESEDMYAAIDLLSDKLGRQLSKHKEKTLDRLQGAGIR